A genomic segment from Chitinophaga flava encodes:
- a CDS encoding XRE family transcriptional regulator, translating to MMKQPTFWAGNLRTLRIRKKISQQHLADLLGINRNKITAQESGKTRNPRLEDLVLISGFFRIDLDTFIKTDLQQATEEQLAALEAGNTIDLTGKHIRILPITVDNGNEENMEYVPAKAKAGYRSGFADPEFIAGLPKFTLPELPRGKTIRMFPISGDSMHPIPDGSHIIAQYLEDWSYLKDDTACVLVLKGGEEDIIFKLVSNRIKQQGTLLLRSLNSNYDTFEIPINEVLEIWTFIGYLSKQLPEAVAI from the coding sequence ATGATGAAACAGCCAACTTTCTGGGCAGGGAACCTGAGAACATTACGTATTAGGAAGAAGATATCCCAGCAACACCTGGCAGATTTGCTGGGTATTAACAGGAATAAGATCACAGCGCAGGAAAGCGGTAAAACGCGCAATCCCCGGCTGGAAGACCTGGTGCTGATCTCCGGCTTCTTCCGGATTGATCTGGATACTTTTATAAAAACAGACCTGCAACAGGCCACAGAAGAACAGCTGGCAGCACTGGAAGCCGGCAATACAATAGATTTAACAGGAAAGCATATACGTATTTTACCCATCACGGTAGATAACGGCAACGAAGAAAATATGGAATACGTGCCGGCAAAGGCTAAAGCTGGCTATCGCAGCGGTTTTGCCGATCCGGAGTTTATTGCCGGCCTGCCCAAGTTCACCTTACCGGAACTACCCAGGGGCAAAACCATCCGCATGTTCCCGATCTCCGGCGATTCCATGCATCCCATCCCCGATGGCAGCCATATCATTGCGCAATACCTGGAAGACTGGTCTTACCTGAAAGACGATACTGCCTGTGTGCTGGTACTCAAAGGCGGAGAAGAAGATATTATCTTCAAGCTGGTGAGCAACCGTATCAAACAACAGGGCACACTGCTGTTGCGTTCTCTGAACAGCAACTATGATACATTTGAAATACCGATCAATGAAGTGCTGGAGATATGGACCTTTATCGGATATCTCAGCAAACAATTACCGGAAGCAGTGGCGATATAA
- a CDS encoding DUF4402 domain-containing protein, whose translation MKKVLSLVVIVSAIFAGKAGAQTTATATADAHATVITPITITKTMDLNFGILAPSAVPGTLTVSPAGMRSVTGGVSLLSTTGTVSPALFAVQGEDGFSYAITLPLIPVVLNNSTHIGSFMLASNFTSNPTVVTGGLLTGGNQALNVGARLNVGANQTPGVYNSLLPFPVTVNYN comes from the coding sequence ATGAAAAAGGTGTTATCATTAGTGGTTATCGTATCAGCTATTTTCGCAGGTAAAGCAGGAGCACAAACCACAGCTACCGCAACAGCAGACGCTCATGCAACTGTAATCACCCCAATTACTATTACGAAAACCATGGACCTTAACTTCGGTATCCTGGCTCCTTCTGCAGTTCCAGGTACCCTGACCGTTAGCCCTGCCGGCATGCGCAGTGTTACCGGTGGCGTATCCCTGTTATCTACTACAGGTACCGTTAGTCCCGCACTCTTTGCTGTACAAGGGGAAGATGGCTTTTCTTATGCCATCACCCTGCCGCTGATCCCTGTAGTGTTGAACAACTCTACACATATCGGCTCCTTTATGCTGGCCTCCAACTTCACCAGCAACCCTACTGTAGTTACAGGCGGTCTGCTGACTGGTGGTAACCAGGCGTTGAATGTTGGTGCCAGACTGAATGTAGGTGCTAACCAGACACCAGGCGTGTACAACTCTCTGTTACCGTTCCCGGTTACTGTAAACTATAACTAA
- a CDS encoding DUF4402 domain-containing protein, producing MGKKSIQQARWWAVTGILFLLPWLPVKAQVRPTIIQQLNFGTFSTGQSGGTITISPTGACSTTGDVIPINKGGVATPAVIELEAPIGSRIAILETNSLLKGSNGSTMTLRIKGSEPAMPFMTKAPRTSITIGGTLTVNRPGHMSSGKYDGQIFITFLAGE from the coding sequence ATGGGCAAGAAAAGTATACAGCAAGCCAGATGGTGGGCTGTAACGGGGATACTTTTCCTGTTACCCTGGCTGCCGGTCAAAGCGCAGGTTAGGCCTACCATCATTCAGCAGCTCAACTTCGGTACTTTCAGCACGGGCCAGTCAGGTGGTACCATTACCATCTCCCCAACCGGCGCCTGCTCTACTACCGGTGATGTGATCCCCATCAACAAAGGTGGTGTTGCTACACCGGCAGTCATAGAACTGGAGGCCCCCATCGGTAGCAGAATCGCTATTCTGGAAACCAACAGTTTACTGAAAGGCAGCAATGGAAGTACCATGACGCTGCGGATCAAAGGGTCTGAACCGGCGATGCCCTTTATGACCAAGGCCCCCAGGACGAGCATCACCATTGGTGGAACCCTGACGGTCAACAGGCCAGGACATATGTCATCAGGAAAGTACGATGGACAGATCTTCATCACTTTCCTGGCAGGCGAATAA
- a CDS encoding fimbrial biogenesis chaperone, which produces MKQQLTLRVQQRYEIVFCTAIMLSLLLNAASVQAQGDLMIYPKRVIFDGSKRTQDLALANSGKDTATYLVSFVQIRMKEDGSFENIEQPDSGQLFASNNLRVFPRTVTIAPKESQAVKLQVINTGNLPPGEYRSHVYFRAVPPPIPAGEIPVAKDTNNLEVKLVPVFGVTIPVIIRIGTDSTTTSISDMDTDLSDPKKPQVLFSINRSGNMSTYGDLTIDYVSLTGQRTRAAFVKGVAVYTPLLKRKLRIELDATSKLNYHQGKLEVNFESNAGKNPAPLAKQELGLR; this is translated from the coding sequence ATGAAACAGCAGCTAACCCTGCGCGTGCAGCAAAGATATGAGATAGTCTTTTGCACCGCAATCATGCTTTCTTTGTTACTAAACGCGGCCTCAGTGCAGGCGCAGGGCGACCTGATGATTTATCCCAAAAGGGTAATTTTCGATGGAAGCAAAAGAACACAGGACCTGGCTCTTGCCAATTCCGGCAAAGACACCGCTACCTATCTTGTTTCCTTTGTACAAATCAGAATGAAAGAAGATGGTTCTTTTGAAAACATTGAACAACCCGATTCGGGCCAATTGTTTGCAAGCAACAACCTTCGGGTTTTCCCGAGAACTGTAACCATTGCTCCCAAAGAATCACAAGCCGTGAAACTGCAGGTTATCAATACCGGCAACCTGCCTCCCGGCGAATATCGATCCCATGTTTATTTCAGGGCTGTCCCTCCTCCCATACCTGCAGGCGAAATACCGGTCGCCAAAGACACGAACAATCTGGAAGTAAAACTGGTACCTGTCTTCGGTGTTACCATCCCCGTTATTATCCGGATTGGAACTGACTCAACGACCACCTCTATTTCAGACATGGACACCGACCTGAGCGACCCCAAAAAACCACAGGTGCTGTTTAGCATCAATCGCTCGGGTAACATGTCTACCTATGGAGATCTCACCATCGATTACGTGTCGCTCACCGGACAACGAACGCGCGCCGCTTTTGTGAAAGGCGTGGCCGTATACACGCCACTACTGAAACGGAAGTTACGCATAGAGCTTGACGCCACTTCCAAACTCAACTATCATCAGGGAAAGCTGGAAGTGAATTTCGAATCCAATGCAGGAAAAAATCCGGCACCCCTGGCCAAACAGGAACTGGGCCTGCGCTGA
- a CDS encoding DUF4402 domain-containing protein translates to MKKEILSLTMLAAVLCVENVSAQTSGTATANASASVVTPLTVINLNGNLSFGNIAPSGTAGAVILAPNGTRTFTGGVSALPGGPSVGTFQVTGENGFTYSITLPVSVSLTNTTSGGAQTLLANNFTSFPTPTGVLTGGSQTLLVGATLLVPGGSVPGVYSTATPFSVTVNYN, encoded by the coding sequence ATGAAGAAGGAGATTCTATCATTGACCATGCTTGCGGCTGTCTTGTGTGTGGAGAACGTATCTGCACAAACATCAGGAACGGCTACTGCGAATGCTTCTGCGTCTGTTGTTACCCCACTAACCGTGATTAATCTGAATGGTAATCTGAGCTTCGGTAATATAGCACCTTCCGGGACAGCTGGTGCTGTAATATTGGCGCCTAATGGAACCCGTACTTTCACAGGAGGTGTTTCCGCCCTTCCGGGTGGTCCAAGTGTTGGTACTTTTCAGGTAACCGGAGAGAACGGATTTACGTATTCCATCACACTTCCTGTCAGTGTATCATTAACCAATACAACCAGTGGTGGAGCACAGACATTGCTTGCAAATAATTTTACCAGCTTTCCAACCCCTACCGGGGTGTTGACTGGTGGCAGCCAAACGTTGCTGGTTGGAGCAACGTTGCTGGTGCCCGGCGGCTCAGTACCAGGTGTTTACAGTACTGCTACGCCGTTTTCAGTGACCGTCAACTATAACTGA